One region of Gossypium raimondii isolate GPD5lz chromosome 6, ASM2569854v1, whole genome shotgun sequence genomic DNA includes:
- the LOC105772476 gene encoding uncharacterized protein LOC105772476 isoform X2: MQWKCFVGLSKEFSPIRGRSSINRYLQWKSGKVWSKSFSAGDDSCNSCSELEDLYLILMQHATTWVIQVKKLQQQLQEETDLHLALASAVEHCGSPSSSSPGKLPDKAQELLDSITVLEITIAKLQQALHQGLC, translated from the exons ATGCAATGGAAGTGCTTTGTAGGATTATCAAAGGAATTCTCACCAATAAG GGGAAGAAGTTCTATTAATAGGTATTTACAATggaagagtggtaaggtttggAGCAAGTCATTTTCAGCTGGGGATGATTCTTGTAATTCTTGTTCTGAATTGGAG GATTTATATCTCATTCTCATGCAACATGCTACCACTTGGGTGATACAGGTTAAAAAGTTGCAGCAGCAGTTGCAGGAAGAGACCGATTTGCACTTAGCTCTAGCAAGTGCTGTTGAACATTGTGGTTCACCTTCTTCTAGTTCTCCAGGCAAGCTTCCAGATAAG GCCCAGGAGCTTTTAGATAGCATAACTGTTCTCGAGATTACCATAGCAAAGTTACAGCAAGCATTACACCAGGGACTGTGTTAA
- the LOC105772475 gene encoding probable trehalose-phosphate phosphatase D, whose amino-acid sequence MTNQQNVVVVDVKPHGGVKPPLSLPVAKSFSPQDLKLLLMKKRFETENAWVLDSMRASSPTRISNPTTTSLPETDVKSSWIVHHPSALNMFEQIVTASKGKQIAMFLDYDGTLSPIVEDPDRAFMPREMRAAVRDVSRYFPTAILTGRCRDKVYSFVKLSGLYYAGSHGMDIKGPSKSCKDNNNGKQGVLFQPASEFLPMIDEVYKALAEKTKSISGAKVENNKFCVSVHYRCVDEKSWATIAEQVRSVLNHYPKLKLTQGRKVLEIRPTIKWDKGRALEFLLEALGYNNPNDVLPIYIGDDRTDEDAFKVLRDRGLGFGILVSKIPKETNASYSLQEPSEVKEFLRRLVEWKKLSLQTPIIG is encoded by the exons ATGACTAACCAACAAAATGTGGTGGTTGTGGATGTGAAACCCCATGGTGGTGTTAAGCCACCATTATCATTGCCAGTGGCCAAGTCCTTTTCACCACAAGACCTGAAGTTATTGTTAATGAAGAAAAGGTTTGAAACTGAGAATGCTTGGGTACTGGATTCCATGAGAGCTTCTTCACCTACTCGTATCAGCAACCCTACTACGACTTCCTTACCTGAAACTGATGTCAAAAGTTCCTGGATT GTTCATCATCCCTCAGCTTTGAACATGTTTGAACAAATAGTGACTGCTTCAAAAGGGAAACAGATTGCGATGTTCCTTGACTACGATGGCACACTGTCACCAATCGTTGAAGACCCGGATCGAGCTTTCATGCCCAGAGAGATGAGAGCAGCTGTAAGAGATGTTTCAAGATATTTTCCTACTGCAATACTCACCGGAAGATGCAGAGACAAG GTTTACAGCTTTGTAAAACTATCTGGACTTTATTATGCTGGTAGCCATGGTATGGATATCAAGGGACCATCCAAAAGCTGCAAAGACAATAATAAT GGTAAGCAGGGAGTGCTTTTCCAGCCTGCAAGTGAATTCTTGCCCATGATTGATGAG GTGTACAAAGCATTGGCAGAGAAAACAAAATCCATTTCAGGAGCCAAGGTGGAAAACAACAAGTTTTGTGTTTCCGTACACTATCGATGTGTTGATGAAAAG AGTTGGGCTACAATAGCTGAGCAAGTTAGATCAGTGCTGAACCACTACCCTAAGCTTAAATTAACTCAAGGGAGGAAG GTATTAGAGATACGTCCCACTATCAAATGGGACAAAGGGAGAGCCCTTGAATTTTTGTTGGAAGCACtag gataTAACAATCCAAATGATGTTTTACCAATTTATATCGGCGATGATCGAACTGATGAAGATGCTTTCAAG GTTTTACGTGATAGAGGACTAGGGTTTGGGATTTTGGTTTCAAAAATACCCAAAGAAACTAATGCATCCTATTCTCTCCAAGAACCATCTGAG GTTAAGGAGTTCTTGCGACGTTTGGTGGAGTGGAAAAAGTTGTCGCTACAAACACCCATAATTGGCTAA
- the LOC105772476 gene encoding uncharacterized protein LOC105772476 isoform X4: MQWKCFVGLSKEFSPIRGRSSINRYLQWKSGKVWSKSFSAGDDSCNSCSELEVKKLQQQLQEETDLHLALASAVEHCGSPSSSSPGKLPDKAQELLDSITVLEITIAKLQQALHQGLC, translated from the exons ATGCAATGGAAGTGCTTTGTAGGATTATCAAAGGAATTCTCACCAATAAG GGGAAGAAGTTCTATTAATAGGTATTTACAATggaagagtggtaaggtttggAGCAAGTCATTTTCAGCTGGGGATGATTCTTGTAATTCTTGTTCTGAATTGGAG GTTAAAAAGTTGCAGCAGCAGTTGCAGGAAGAGACCGATTTGCACTTAGCTCTAGCAAGTGCTGTTGAACATTGTGGTTCACCTTCTTCTAGTTCTCCAGGCAAGCTTCCAGATAAG GCCCAGGAGCTTTTAGATAGCATAACTGTTCTCGAGATTACCATAGCAAAGTTACAGCAAGCATTACACCAGGGACTGTGTTAA
- the LOC105774447 gene encoding F-box protein AUF2, protein MDGFDQLPDSLILLIFNSVSDVKSLIRCRSVSKRFNSLVPQTDSILLKIDRVISSESDSDSLFLTLLKSFFNFILPKPTQSPLPSRTHTYPAQILSRFQRIRELHVELPAGDLQLEKGTVVKWRAEFGEALKTCVIFGFRLGHDGNYETEFAGGLKRRVMWTISALMAASVRHFLLREVVREHKGMEELVITDREGEGEVLMEEQGLREWREARESHVRVEEEEEERGRTVVPSVRMRMRHEPRLGATLVVVRAVKDGTHNGREADVEDADLAVRAFGNGVYGDAVRELLKARSYLLEMNSF, encoded by the coding sequence atggacgGCTTTGATCAGCTACCGGATTCTCTGATCCTCCTGATCTTCAACTCAGTCTCCGACGTCAAAAGCCTGATACGTTGCCGTTCCGTCTCCAAACGATTCAACTCTCTCGTACCGCAAACTGATTCGATCCTCTTGAAAATCGACCGCGTCATCTCGTCGGAGTCAGACTCCGACTCGTTGTTCCTCACCCTCCTCAAGTCCTTTTTCAACTTCATCCTACCCAAGCCTACACAGAGTCCACTCCCGAGCCGGACGCACACTTACCCGGCTCAAATCCTCTCCCGGTTCCAACGAATCAGGGAACTCCACGTGGAATTACCGGCCGGGGATCTTCAATTAGAGAAAGGCACGGTGGTTAAGTGGAGAGCGGAGTTCGGCGAGGCGTTGAAAACCTGCGTCATATTCGGGTTCCGTTTGGGTCATGACGGGAATTACGAAACGGAGTTCGCGGGAGGGTTGAAGAGGCGCGTGATGTGGACGATAAGCGCGTTGATGGCTGCTTCCGTTAGGCATTTCCTGTTACGGGAAGTGGTTAGGGAACACAAGGGGATGGAAGAGTTAGTTATAACGGACAGGGAAGGGGAAGGGGAGGTGCTAATGGAGGAACAAGGGCTGAGGGAGTGGAGGGAGGCACGTGAGAGTCACGTGAGGGTGGAGGAAGAAGAGGAGGAGAGAGGGAGGACAGTGGTCCCGAGTGTAAGGATGAGGATGAGGCATGAGCCAAGGTTGGGGGCGACGCTGGTGGTGGTAAGGGCGGTGAAAGATGGGACCCACAATGGGAGGGAAGCAGACGTGGAAGATGCTGATTTGGCAGTGAGGGCTTTCGGGAATGGCGTATATGGGGATGCTGTCAGGGAATTGCTTAAGGCGAGGAGCTATCTTCTGGAAATGAACTCGTTTtag